Genomic window (Salinibacterium sp. M195):
CGATCCGCCGCTCTGAACCGAGGCGAGACCGACCGCAGCAAAGGCTGCGCCTGCCTGCGTCGGGTCACCATTGATGGCAACAGCGCCGCGGTAGTCGGCCTTGAGCAGGTCGTCGAGGCTCGTGGGCTCGGGTACCGAGTTGGAGTCATACCCAATCGACATGCTGCCCGTGTAGTCGTTGACCCAGAGACCGGTTGCTTCCTTGTTGCCCTCGGGAATTTCATCCCAGTTGGCAACCATGTAGGGAGCGAAGTAGTCGAGGCTGTCGAGCGTGACAGCGGTACCGAGGTCGAAGACGTCGGGTGCCGTGTCTTGGCCCTTGAGGTTGTCGGCAGCGGCGATTTCTTCGGCGCTCGACACGTCGGGGTCAGCCGAGTTGACGATGATGTCGTACTTCTCTTCAAAGAGAGCCTTGATCTCGCCATAGTTTGCCCAGTTGTCGGGCAAGGCGATGACGTTGAGTTCGCCCTCAGCCTGCGCGGCTGCGATAAGAGCGTCCATTCCACCGAAGTCTTCAATGGTGGTTGCGGTCGATGCGTCAACATCGCCAGCAGCGGCCTCAGTGGTGCTGCAACCACTGAGTGAGATCGCCGATGCTGCAACGAGTGCAACAGCGGCGAGGGTGCGCTTAGTGAACAAGACTTCCTCCAACGACCGTTACGGCCGCCCGCGCTGTGAGCGGGCAGAGGGTACCGAAACGATCCGGAGTTGACGGTACGCAGCCGGAAGCGTCGCTCCCTGTCATCCCGGTAAACGAACGATGAACGACACAAACACAATTGCTCGGTCGCTTTTCGTGCTGCGACACCAGTGGATGTCGCCGTCGCTCGGTAGAGTCGAGCCGTGGCCGATTCCCTCTCTGCAGCGCAAGCGCGCCGAGTACTGCTCGCTGCCCAAGGCTTTGGGCGCGGCACTGCGAGTGCGGACAACCCCGCTGGGACGCGACAGCTCAATCTGCTCTTCGACCGCATCCGACTATTGCAGCTCGACTCGGTGAACGTGTTCGAGCGCAGTCACTACCAGCCGGTGTTTGCTCGTCTCGGCCACTACGACAAGGCTGCTCTCGATGCGTTGACGTTCCGCAAGCCGACCGCGCGCACGCCCGGGCGATACGTCGAATACTGGGCACACGAAGCTGCCGTCATTCCGCTCGAGTCGTGGCCACTCTGGCGCTGGAAGATGGACTCGCTGCGCGAACGCGACGCCGACCGCTATGAATGGGTGCGCAACAACCAGCCCATGCTGCAGTGGCTGCGCGAAGAACTCGCCAGCACTGGGCCCGTTACCGCCCGCGAGATCGAGCACGACGCCAACCGTCGCACTGGCCCCTGGTGGGGCTGGTCTGACGTGAAGCAGGGGCTCGAGATGCTGTTCCGCTGGGGCGAAGTCGTCAGCGCTGGCCGCACCCGCTTCGAGCGCACCTACGCGTTGACCGAGCACCTTGTTCCCGCCGAGCTGCGCGATCGTGAAGTGACCCGCGCCGACGCGCACCGCGCCCTCGTAGCTGAGTCGGCCCGCGCGCTCGGAGTCGGCACGGCATCCGACTTCGCCGACTACTTTCGGCTCAAAGGTGCCGACGTGCGCCCGGCCATTGCCGAGCTAGCGGATGCCGGCGAGCTCATTCCCGTGACCGTGCGCGGCTGGGATCAGCCCGCCTGGTTACACCGAGAGGCGCGCATCCCCCGCCGCATCGAACACGTTGCCCTGCTCTCGCCTTTCGACCCCGTGGTGTGGGATCGCAAACGCGCCGAGCGCATGTTTGGGTTCCACTACCGCATCGAGATCTATCTCCCGGAGCCACAGCGCCAGTTCGGATACTACTCACTGCCCGTGCTCGTGGACGATGCGCTCGTCGGCCGCATCGACCTCAAGACTGATCGCCAAGCGGGTGTGCTGCGCGTGCAATCCGCGTGGCACGAAGACGGGCTCGACGCCCTGCCCGGAGGCACCGGAGCCCTCGCCGAACGCATCGTGCCTACCCTGCGTGAGATTGCACACTGGCAAGGAATGGGCGAGATCACGGTGACCGGGCGCGGTAACCTCTCCCCCGCTATCGAAGCAGAGTTGCAGCGCTAGCTAGAAGCCGCCGCCGATCGTGCCGAGGCGCTTGACGCGCTCCGCGAGCGGCGGGTGGGTGCTGAAGAGACGGTCCATGATGCCCGGCTTCGTCGGATCAGAAATCCACATGTGGGCCATCGTCGAGTTCTGCTTCTTCATCGGCTGGCTGTAATCCGACAGCTTCTGCAAAGCGCTAGCCAGAGCATCCGGGTGCCGCGTCGTCAACGCACCAGTGGCATCCGCAAGGTATTCACGTTGACGCGAAATGGACGCCTGCACCGCC
Coding sequences:
- a CDS encoding ABC transporter substrate-binding protein, whose translation is MFTKRTLAAVALVAASAISLSGCSTTEAAAGDVDASTATTIEDFGGMDALIAAAQAEGELNVIALPDNWANYGEIKALFEEKYDIIVNSADPDVSSAEEIAAADNLKGQDTAPDVFDLGTAVTLDSLDYFAPYMVANWDEIPEGNKEATGLWVNDYTGSMSIGYDSNSVPEPTSLDDLLKADYRGAVAINGDPTQAGAAFAAVGLASVQSGGSLEDFTPGIEFFEKLNDAGNFIPVNVTEATIAAGETKVAFDWSYTNLAVAQKVDGWKVTTLPGAVYTSFYNQAISKDAPHPAAARLWQEFLFSPEAQNLFIVGGAYPVTLQAIEEAGTVDTAALDALGELDGELVTPTPTQAEENATILAEKWLAAIS
- a CDS encoding winged helix-turn-helix domain-containing protein; this translates as MADSLSAAQARRVLLAAQGFGRGTASADNPAGTRQLNLLFDRIRLLQLDSVNVFERSHYQPVFARLGHYDKAALDALTFRKPTARTPGRYVEYWAHEAAVIPLESWPLWRWKMDSLRERDADRYEWVRNNQPMLQWLREELASTGPVTAREIEHDANRRTGPWWGWSDVKQGLEMLFRWGEVVSAGRTRFERTYALTEHLVPAELRDREVTRADAHRALVAESARALGVGTASDFADYFRLKGADVRPAIAELADAGELIPVTVRGWDQPAWLHREARIPRRIEHVALLSPFDPVVWDRKRAERMFGFHYRIEIYLPEPQRQFGYYSLPVLVDDALVGRIDLKTDRQAGVLRVQSAWHEDGLDALPGGTGALAERIVPTLREIAHWQGMGEITVTGRGNLSPAIEAELQR